CCGCCTTGGGGCGTTTGCCGTGCATGTTCAATTCTATCCAATTATCGCCGGTGGTGATTTCGGCGCCGGCTTCCTTGAGTTTGTCCAATACCGCGTCCAGCGTGGTGGGGTCGGTGTTCTTCAAGCGGACCCGGCCGCGGCTGATGGCGCCGGCCACCAAATAGGTGCCGGTTTCGATACGGTCCGGCAGAATGTTGTAGTGCAGATTTGGCACGCCGAGTTTGTCCACGCCTTCCACGGTCAGAATATCGGTGCCGATACCGGTGATTTTGGCGCCCATTTTGTTTAAAAAGTGGGCCAGATCGGACACTTCCGGTTCCTTGGCGGCGTTTTCGATAATGGTGGTGCCCTCCGCCAGGGTAGCGGCCATCAGGATGTTTTCGGTACCGGTCACGGTGATTTTATCCAGTACCAGCCGGCAACCTTTCAGGCGCTTGCATTTGGCATGGATGTAACCGGCTTCCACTTGAATGTCGGCGCCCAGTTTGATCAAGGCGTCGATATGAATGTCCACCGGCCGGGTGCCGATCGCGCAGCCGCCGGGTAGGGAGACGTGGGCTTCGCCGAAGCGGGCCAACAGCGGGCCCAGTACCAGAATCGAGGCGCGCATGGTTTTTACCAGTTCGTAAGGCGCTTCGTATTTATCGATGGTGCTGGAGTCGACCTCAATGTTCATTTTTTCGTCGACCATCAAGCCGACGCCCATTTGGCCCAGCAATTCCAGCGTGGTGGTAATGTCGTGCAAATGCGGAATATTGCCGACGCTGACCGGCGGTTCGGACAAAATGGTAGCGGCCAGAATGGGCAGGGCGGCATTTTTGGCACCGGAAATGCGCAGTTCGCCGTCGAGCGGTTCGCCGCCGGAAATCAGTAATTTATCCATTGATGTTGGTTACATTGTTGGGGGCAGAACTGGATGTGCTGCCGGAGTAATATTCGGTTTCGTCGAAGCCGCTCAATTTGGCCAGGGCCAGCAGCTGTTCGGGAATGTTTTTAAAACGCAGTTGGGCGCGGATCGTGCGGCTTTGTTTGATCCATTCGATCATCAGGGCCAGGCCGGCGCTGTCGGTTTTGCCGACTTTGGACAAGTCGATGTAAATCGTCTCGATGCCTTTTAAAGATCTAAACGACTGCGGGGTCTGTTTGTCTATGCTGGCGAAGGTTAAATTGCCTTCTACCGTAAAATAACCGGGCGATTGCTCGTGCAAGCTCAGCTTAGCCATTATTTGCCTTCCGCCTTGTTCATCATAAACTTGCCTATCATTTCTTCCAGGACGATGGCCGAGCTGGTGATGTCGATACTGCTTTTGTTTTTTAAATAGTCGTCGGATGCGCCGGGGTCCAGGCTGATGTACTGCTCGCCCAACAGACCGGCAGTATAGATGCTGGCGCTGGAGTCGTCCGGCAGGTTGTTGTATTGCGCGTCGATTTGCATTTCCACGACGGCTTCGTGAGATTCTTTATCCAGCGTAATCGACGAGACGCGGCCGACCTTGACGCCGGCGACCGATACCGGCGATTTGACTTTCAGTCCGCCGGAGTTCTGAAAACGGGCGCTGACGGTAAAGCTGTCGCCGTTGCTGTAGGAGCCGAGGTTGCTGATCTGCAAGGCCATATAGAACAGGGCAGCGATGCCGATGGCGACGAAAAGTCCGACCAGGGTGTCCTGCGTTTTTGAGTGCTGCATGTCAAATGTCTCCAAACATCAGAGCGGTTAAAATGAAATCGAGTCCCAGAATCGAAAAGGCGGAATTGACGACGGTGCGGGTGGTGGCGCGGCTGACGCCTTCGGAGGTAGGTACGCAGTCGTAGCCTTCGAACAAGGCGATCCAGGACACCACGAAACCGAATACCACGCTTTTGATGACGCCGTTGACGATGTCTTCGTTAAAGTCTATGCCGTTTTGCATTTGCGCCCAGAACGCACCGTCGTCAACGCCCAGCATGCCGACGCCGACCAAGTGGCCGCCCATGACGCCAATCGCGCTGAAAATGGCCGCCAGCAATGGCATGGAAATCAGGCCGGCGATAAAACGCGGGGTGATGATGCGGTTGATGGGGTCGACCGCCATCATCTCCATGCCGGACAATTGTTCGGTGGCTTTCATTAAACCGATTTCCGCCGTCAAGGCCGAGCCGGCCCGGCCGGCAAACAGCAGAGCCGATACCACCGGGCCCAACTCCCGCACCAGCGAAGCTGCTACCATCAAACCCAGGGATTCATCGGCGCCAAAATCGGACAGAATGTAGTAGCCCTGTAAGCCCAGTACCATGCCGACGAACAGGCCGGAAATGGCAATGATTAAAAACGACAGTACGCCGACCGAGTACATCTGCTTGATCAGTAGATTGGGGCGCGGCAATACCTCGCGTATGCCCGCCAGGGTATGGATCAGGAAAAAGGTCCCGCGGCCCAGTTTGGCAAAGCTGCTGCGGGTGGTTTTCCCCAACTGTTCTAATAATTCAAG
This sequence is a window from Methylomonas methanica MC09. Protein-coding genes within it:
- the murA gene encoding UDP-N-acetylglucosamine 1-carboxyvinyltransferase produces the protein MDKLLISGGEPLDGELRISGAKNAALPILAATILSEPPVSVGNIPHLHDITTTLELLGQMGVGLMVDEKMNIEVDSSTIDKYEAPYELVKTMRASILVLGPLLARFGEAHVSLPGGCAIGTRPVDIHIDALIKLGADIQVEAGYIHAKCKRLKGCRLVLDKITVTGTENILMAATLAEGTTIIENAAKEPEVSDLAHFLNKMGAKITGIGTDILTVEGVDKLGVPNLHYNILPDRIETGTYLVAGAISRGRVRLKNTDPTTLDAVLDKLKEAGAEITTGDNWIELNMHGKRPKAVSVRTAPYPAFPTDMQAQFTALNAVAEGVGLITETVFENRFMHVQEMQRMGAQIKIESNTAIITGIERLTGAPVMATDLRASASLVLAALVADGNTLVDRIYHIDRGYDHIEEKLTQLGASIRRVPN
- a CDS encoding STAS domain-containing protein produces the protein MAKLSLHEQSPGYFTVEGNLTFASIDKQTPQSFRSLKGIETIYIDLSKVGKTDSAGLALMIEWIKQSRTIRAQLRFKNIPEQLLALAKLSGFDETEYYSGSTSSSAPNNVTNING
- the mlaD gene encoding outer membrane lipid asymmetry maintenance protein MlaD; this translates as MQHSKTQDTLVGLFVAIGIAALFYMALQISNLGSYSNGDSFTVSARFQNSGGLKVKSPVSVAGVKVGRVSSITLDKESHEAVVEMQIDAQYNNLPDDSSASIYTAGLLGEQYISLDPGASDDYLKNKSSIDITSSAIVLEEMIGKFMMNKAEGK
- the mlaE gene encoding lipid asymmetry maintenance ABC transporter permease subunit MlaE → MLELLEQLGKTTRSSFAKLGRGTFFLIHTLAGIREVLPRPNLLIKQMYSVGVLSFLIIAISGLFVGMVLGLQGYYILSDFGADESLGLMVAASLVRELGPVVSALLFAGRAGSALTAEIGLMKATEQLSGMEMMAVDPINRIITPRFIAGLISMPLLAAIFSAIGVMGGHLVGVGMLGVDDGAFWAQMQNGIDFNEDIVNGVIKSVVFGFVVSWIALFEGYDCVPTSEGVSRATTRTVVNSAFSILGLDFILTALMFGDI